Part of the Xanthomonas vesicatoria ATCC 35937 genome is shown below.
CCGCTCCCAACCATCGACGCCTCCCGGTCTAAATATGGCCTGTTGTAATTTACAACAGGTTGATCACGCAGTGTGGTAAGGAAAGCCTAGTAAATTTAAGAAGTTAAACCACACATACAACACACACTTTTATCTTGCCCTTCTTTTCCGCTTCTCCGTTTTTGCCCTCCGCCCCCATCACTACCTTCGACCTGGCCACCCTACCGCAGAACCTCACCACCCGGCCTGGCACTGCTCTAGCGCGTTGCCGAGTAGCCTGCACTGGCGTCCACCCACCTGGGCGACCAGGCGGCACAGAGCACCGCACAAGCGGTCAGCGTGGCCCCTGCTTTGCAGCCTTCGGGCCGGTTCCTGCAAACCCGGTTGGCGCGGCAGCTGGTGACACCATGGAAACAGCATTGGATTGGGCTTCGGTGGACCGCCGGCCGCTCAATCTCGCGCCTGAGGGCAAGTTGACCGTGACCCCGGCCGCTTGCGACACCCAGCCCACATAACCGTTCCGCAATCCGCGTGACTCGTTGCCCGTGTTGTACATGGACAGCGCACCCAGCAATGCCGGCTTTTCGGCGCGATACTTGGCCCAAGTTTGCGCATAGTTCTGGCTGAGAATGGTGGTGCCGACGCGGATGTTTGTGCACGGGTCTAGCAGGTCAATCGGGG
Proteins encoded:
- a CDS encoding lytic transglycosylase domain-containing protein, which translates into the protein MSDLMSLILACSVGVHPQTVQAIIKHESGGNPYAINNQARSFYPTRLEDAQSIAVEQVRAGRSTDIGLMQINSQHLGKFGLTPIDLLDPCTNIRVGTTILSQNYAQTWAKYRAEKPALLGALSMYNTGNESRGLRNGYVGWVSQAAGVTVNLPSGARLSGRRSTEAQSNAVSMVSPAAAPTGFAGTGPKAAKQGPR